A stretch of Lactuca sativa cultivar Salinas chromosome 6, Lsat_Salinas_v11, whole genome shotgun sequence DNA encodes these proteins:
- the LOC111913034 gene encoding NAC domain-containing protein 43, whose protein sequence is MSEEEMNLSVNVNGQSKVPPGFRFHPTEEELLHYYLRKKVAYEKIDLDVIRDVDLNKLEPWDIQEKCKIGSTPQNDWYFFSHKDKKYPTGTRTNRATAAGFWKATGRDKVIYSSFTRIGMRKTLVFYKGRAPHGQKSDWIMHEYRLDDNTNITTQDACGSNMCDSAQEDGWVVCRVFKKKNYHKALETPQRSLSASMDSRTQLQSLSKDGVLDQLLVYMGSNRSCKEEILDSLTANQNAMQQLVSPINNRYYHLPRLDSPTMTLSPHHSSASASFDQGLSFKPLLNDFLTEAEQQRNTTANIVDVHDSRERLDNWADLERLVANQLNGQVDCSKQLYSCYSEPNHEDFCFSLDQEDQEPQQVCDSTTMVRQNHASYSSEIDLWSFARSSSSSSSPDPLCHLSV, encoded by the exons ATGTCTGAAGAGGAAATGAACTTATCGGTGAATGTTAATGGTCAGTCGAAGGTGCCTCCGGGGTTTCGCTTTCACCCTACTGAAGAAGAGCTTCTTCACTATTACTTGAGGAAGAAAGTTGCGTATGAAAAGATCGATCTTGATGTTATTCGTGATGTTGATCTTAACAAACTTGAACCTTGGGACATACAAG AGAAGTGCAAGATAGGATCCACCCCGCAAAATGATTGGTACTTTTTTAGTCACAAAGACAAGAAGTACCCAACGGGAACCAGAACGAATCGTGCCACTGCTGCCGGTTTCTGGAAAGCCACTGGCCGGGATAAGGTCATCTACAGTAGCTTTACGAGAATTGGTATGAGGAAGACACTTGTGTTCTACAAAGGGCGAGCACCACATGGCCAGAAATCTGATTGGATAATGCATGAATACAGGCTCGACGATAACACGAATATTACCACCCAAGATGCTTGT GGTTCTAATATGTGCGATTCTGCTCAAGAAGATGGCTGGGTCGTATGCCgtgttttcaagaaaaaaaactaCCACAAAGCGCTTGAGACCCCCCAAAGATCGCTTTCGGCTTCCATGGATTCAAGAACGCAGTTGCAATCCTTAAGTAAAGACGGTGTTCTTGATCAATTACTCGTGTACATGGGTAGCAATAGGTCTTGTAAGGAAGAAATATTAGATTCTTTAACAGCCAACCAAAATGCCATGCAACAATTAGTTAGCCCCATCAACAACAGGTATTACCACCTTCCGAGACTCGACAGCCCCACCATGACCCTGTCACCTCACCACAGCTCTGCCTCAGCCAGCTTTGATCAAGGGTTGAGTTTCAAGCCCCTTCTAAATGACTTTCTAACAGAAGCCGAACAACAAAGAAATACAACTGCAAACATAGTCGATGTTCATGACTCACGTGAACGTCTTGATAATTGGGCAGATCTTGAGAGGCTCGTGGCCAATCAGTTGAACGGCCAAGTTGACTGTTCAAAGCAGCTCTACTCTTGCTATAGCGAACCAAATCATGAAGACTTCTGTTTCTCACTTGACCAAGAGGATCAAGAACCACAGCAGGTGTGCGATTCAACAACAATGGTTAGACAGAACCACGCATCATATTCGAGTGAGATAGACCTCTGGAGCTTTGCTCGatcatcatcgtcttcatcgtCCCCGGATCCATTATGTCACTTGTCAGTATAA